A genome region from Triticum aestivum cultivar Chinese Spring chromosome 2B, IWGSC CS RefSeq v2.1, whole genome shotgun sequence includes the following:
- the LOC123046156 gene encoding BRCT domain-containing protein At4g02110 — MVCFGCHPNAPSPSGPTKPLAAMPLFAGVRFVLLGFDPVSDAQYRSEMVRHGGADAGGAQEGCTHLIVSGLVYDDPVCVAAREHGTKVVTGLWVDDCLDLGAMADADHVLYRPVRDLEGIPGAESLCICLTGYQRQNGREAIMKMVNMMGARFSKPLTAKRVTHLICYQFEGEKYELAKMVKINIINHQWLEDCLKAWDILPVDNYTARSGWELEIMEAEAKDSEDESQSADKGSSDSRGVARSILATEIATRTPPGLYGHMPIHGPSVLSGNAEVPTGTHMGALQQIREVKDASEWSVDVMADTLSTPNTNVVTISADTDARAHAPQVDKVEVVAADSEHDKLVSHKTFEAGPKEIPVTAVPGEFGLFPQEASTSQQIKEVEDATERSLDVMADILSTPSTNSVTISADPDAHAPIHSPTVFTGNADAVVPAGRRLETSQQVREVEDVSKRPLDVRADRLSTPNTNVVTISDPDAYAHASQADRVEVVAADSEHDKLVSRATFQAGPKEIPITAVPGEYGVFPQKVSTSSVRNPAAKRSRTPEDETAFVSVDSSCDFAASKSKHGKVLSSGSAEADLEKTCSVSAAESTTFVPEEILSRARNAVAKSPLSSNSEMNDAIVVCKTKPANMNMEENPTTGACPTAGKTKRVSFDLSFHEAVNAESSTSKVSSSASADNPETCSPIPLSVLKPRRKVVAKRRGASSFQKGRSGSEACRTVSVLSEASKLPAESSTNAGMVTVYKGLHNADEAWEDRPEDLQSSKPRSRKRQKTDHNKENIAANTRLAPKSKRGKKRATSECVKIAVENNEYVIDDCSMTGGNHDGSSAVWEPEPTWFILSGHRLLRKQCRSILLRLKGRVCSHSHHWFFQATHFITPELRRTEKFFAAAAAGRWILKPEYLFACDEAGKLVDAESFEWHGDGLNDNQTISLDAPRKWRHLKQRTGHGAFHGMRILIYGECISPSRDTLRRAVRAGDGTVLATAPPYTRFLKLGAISFAVVAAGTPSSNAWVQEFKSHGIPCVSPSYLVDYVCKPGHLEQHRHVLFGMEDLADESLRKLLSSAQEQEGGDAEQSRGSGAMVVVHESEGPISCVAAGDVAEIASTS; from the exons ATGGTATGTTTTGGCTGTCATCCAAACGCACCCTCTCCCTCCGGTCCGACCAAACCCCTCGCCGCCATGCCCCTCTTCGCCGGCGTCCGCTTCGTCCTCCTCGGCTTCGATCCCGTCTCCGACGCGCAG TACCGGTCGGAGATGGTACGGCACGGCGGCGCCGACGCGGGGGGCGCGCAGGAGGGATGCACCCACCTAATCGTCAGCGGACTCGTCTAC GATGACCCGGTGTGCGTGGCGGCGCGGGAGCACGGGACGAAGGTCGTGACTGGGCTGTGGGTGGACGACTGCTTGGATCTCGGAGCCATGGCTGACGCCGATCAT GTACTGTACAGGCCAGTGAGAGATTTGGAAGGCATACCGGGTGCTGAATCTCTCTGCATTTGCTTGACGGGCTACCAAAGACAGAACGGGCGTGAAGCCATAATG AAAATGGTTAATATGATGGGAGCGCGGTTCTCCAAGCCTTTGACAGCGAAAAGGGTCACCCATCTCATCTGCTACCAATTCGAAG GTGAGAAGTATGAGCTTGCTAAAATGGTGAAGATTAATATTATTAATCACCAGTGGTTGGAAGATTG CTTAAAGGCATGGGACATTCTTCCGGTTGATAATTATACTGCCAGAAG TGGTTGGGAATTGGAGATAATGGAGGCAGAAGCTAAAGATTCCGAAGATGAATCACAAAGTGCTGATAAAGGCTCGTCTGATAGCAGAGGCGTTGCCAGAAGCATCCTTGCTACGGAGATTGCAACGAGAACTCCTCCTGGTCTTTATGGTCACATGCCCATTCATGGTCCTTCTGTCTTATCTGGCAATGCAGAGGTTCCTACAGGAACACACATGGGTGCTTTGCAACAGATTAGGGAAGTGAAAGATGCAAGTGAATGGTCAGTTGATGTCATGGCTGACACACTGAGCACTCCAAACACAAATGTTGTGACAATTTCTGCTGATACTGATGCCCGTGCACATGCACCACAAGTTGATAAAGTTGAAGTTGTAGCTGCAGACTCAGAACATGACAAGTTGGTTTCTCATAAAACCTTTGAAGCAGGCCCTAAGGAGATCCCAGTTACTGCAGTCCCTGGTGAATTTGGATTATTTCCCCAGGAAGCATCAACTTCGCAACAGATTAAGGAAGTGGAAGATGCAACTGAAAGGTCACTTGACGTCATGGCTGACATACTGAGCACTCCTAGCACAAATTCTGTGACAATCTCTGCTGATCCTGATGCCCATGCACCCATCCACAGTCCTACTGTCTTCACTGGCAATGCAGATGCAGTGGTTCCTGCAGGAAGACGCTTGGAGACTTCACAGCAGGTTAGGGAAGTCGAAGATGTAAGTAAAAGGCCACTTGATGTCAGAGCTGACAGACTAAGCACTCCAAACACAAATGTTGTGACAATTTCAGATCCTGATGCCTATGCACATGCATCACAAGCTGATAGAGTTGAAGTTGTAGCTGCAGACTCAGAACATGACAAGTTGGTTTCTCGTGCAACCTTCCAAGCAGGCCCTAAGGAGATCCCAATTACTGCAGTCCCTGGTGAATATGGAGTATTTCCTCAGAAAGTATCAACTTCTAGTGTGAGAAATCCTGCTGCCAAGAGGTCACGGACTCCTGAGGATGAAACGGCTTTTGTATCTGTAGATAGTAGCTGTGACTTTGCTGCTTCCAAGTCCAAGCATGGTAAAGTTCTTTCCAGTGGCAGTGCCGAAGCAGATCTTGAAAAGACCTGTAGCGTGAGTGCTGCTGAAAGCACAACATTTGTGCCTGAAGAAATCTTGAGCAGAGCAAGGAACGCAGTTGCTAAGAGCCCACTCAGTTCCAACAGTGAGATGAATGATGCGATAGTGGTTTGCAAGACGAAGCCTGCTAATATGAATATGGAGGAAAACCCTACAACCGGCGCATGCCCAACCGCTGGTAAAACCAAAAGAGTATCTTTCGACTTGAGTTTTCATGAGGCGGTAAACGCAGAAAGTTCCACTTCAAAGGTTTCAAGCAGTGCAAGTGCAGACAACCCTGAAACATGTAGCCCCATTCCTCTTAGTGTCCTGAAGCCCCGGCGCAAGGTAGTTGCCAAGAGGAGGGGAGCATCTTCTTTCCAGAAAGGGAGATCTGGCAGTGAGGCTTGCAGAACAGTTAGTGTCTTATCTGAAGCATCAAAGTTGCCTGCAGAGAGTTCCACAAATGCTGGCATGGTGACAGTGTACAAGGGCCTCCATAATGCTGATGAAGCCTGGGAAGATAGGCCAGAAGATTTGCAAAGCTCTAAACCTAGAAGCAGAAAGAGACAGAAAACTGACCATAACAAGGAAAACATAGCAGCCAATACTCGTCTTGCTCCTAAATCAAAACGTGGAAAAAAGCGTGCGACTTCTGAATGTGTCAAAATAGCAGTAGAGAACAACGAATATGTGATCGATGACTGCAGCATGACAGGGGGAAATCATGATGGATCCTCGGCCGTGTGGGAACCAGAACCTACATGGTTCATTTTAAGTGGGCATCGCCTCTTGAGGAAGCAGTGCAGGTCGATACTTCTGCGCCTGAAGGGAAGAGTTTGCAGTCATTCACACCATTGGTTTTTCCAAGCGACACATTTTATCACCCCTGAGCTCCGCAGAACTGAAAAATTCTTTGCAGCTGCTGCAGCGGGGAG GTGGATACTGAAGCCTGAGTACTTGTTTGCTTGCGATGAGGCTGGCAAGCTAGTGGATGCAGAATCATTTGAGTGGCACGGTGATGGCCTTAACGACAACCAGACAATCAGCCTGGACGCTCCAAGGAAATGGCGGCACCTGAAGCAGCGCACCGGCCATGGCGCCTTCCACGGGATGCGGATCCTCATATATGGAGAGTGCATTTCCCCATCACGG GACACCCTGAGGCGCGCGGTGCGAGCAGGTGACGGCACGGTCCTGGCCACCGCCCCGCCCTACACGCGGTTCCTGAAGCTGGGCGCGATCAGCTTCGCGGTGGTGGCCGCGGGCACGCCGAGCAGCAACGCGTGGGTGCAGGAGTTCAAGAGCCACGGCATCCCGTGCGTGAGCCCGAGCTATCTGGTGGACTACGTGTGCAAGCCCGGCCACCTGGAGCAGCACAGGCACGTCCTCTTCGGCATGGAGGACCTGGCCGACGAGTccctgcggaagctgctgtcgtcGGCCCAGGAGCAGGAGGGAGGCGACGCCGAGCAGAGCCGCGGCTCCGGCGCGATGGTGGTGGTGCACGAGTCAGAAGGCCCGATCTCGTGCGTGGCCGCCGGAGACGTGGCGGAGATCGCCTCGACCTCCTGA